The following proteins come from a genomic window of Nostoc sp. TCL26-01:
- a CDS encoding N-6 DNA methylase, translating to MSATTDIVQKLWNLCHVLRDDGITYLDYVTELTYLLFLKMAQETGTESQIPEGCRWGDLVVKDGIEQMNFYRTTLLNLGSNSPPRVQAIFANAQTALKKPQILNKLVKSIDELDWYSAKEEGLGDLYEGLLEKNASEKKSGAGQYFTPRPLIDCMVELIKPQAGELVQDPAAGTGGFLIAGDRYIKKHTDDLFDLSEAEQSFQRYQAFYGIELVQDAHRLLLMNMLLHGIEGAVDLGDTLSSDGQQLPKANVILTNPPFGTKKGGGLPTRDDFTFPTSNKQLAFLQHIYRGLLPQGRAAVVLPDNVLFEDGQGRSIRADLMDKCNLHTILRLPTGIFYAQGVKTNVLFFQRGTTEKGNTKQVWFYDMRTNIPTFGKRTPLTREHFRAFKEVYGDDANGGSPRVDEGELGRWRCFTREDIAKRGENLDITWLRDESLQSGDDLPEPDVIAAAIMAKLQTAIAQMEALTALLEGEEETEASAELLE from the coding sequence TTGAGCGCGACTACTGATATCGTCCAAAAACTCTGGAATCTCTGTCACGTCTTGCGGGACGATGGGATTACTTATCTCGATTATGTAACTGAATTAACATACCTACTGTTCCTGAAGATGGCGCAGGAAACAGGGACAGAAAGCCAAATCCCTGAAGGCTGTCGCTGGGGTGATTTGGTGGTTAAGGATGGCATCGAACAGATGAACTTTTACCGCACCACCTTGTTAAATTTGGGTTCTAACAGTCCCCCACGAGTGCAAGCCATCTTTGCTAATGCCCAAACAGCCCTGAAAAAACCGCAAATCCTTAATAAGCTGGTCAAAAGCATTGATGAACTGGACTGGTACTCCGCCAAGGAAGAAGGTTTAGGCGATTTGTACGAAGGACTGTTAGAGAAGAACGCCAGTGAGAAAAAATCTGGTGCAGGGCAATACTTTACGCCACGTCCTTTGATTGATTGCATGGTGGAACTCATCAAACCACAAGCGGGGGAACTGGTACAAGACCCCGCAGCTGGGACAGGTGGGTTTTTAATTGCTGGCGATCGCTATATTAAAAAACACACTGATGATTTATTTGACCTCAGTGAGGCGGAACAGTCGTTTCAGCGTTACCAAGCCTTCTACGGCATTGAATTAGTACAGGATGCCCATCGGCTGTTATTAATGAATATGCTGCTACATGGCATTGAGGGGGCTGTAGATTTGGGTGATACTCTCTCTAGTGATGGGCAACAGTTACCAAAAGCCAATGTTATCTTGACTAATCCCCCCTTTGGGACGAAAAAGGGTGGCGGACTGCCTACACGGGATGATTTTACATTTCCTACGTCAAACAAGCAGTTAGCTTTTTTACAGCATATCTATCGCGGACTGTTACCCCAAGGACGGGCGGCGGTGGTGTTACCTGATAATGTGCTGTTTGAAGATGGTCAAGGGCGGAGCATCCGCGCTGATTTGATGGATAAGTGCAACCTGCATACAATTTTACGGTTGCCTACGGGGATTTTCTATGCTCAAGGTGTTAAAACTAACGTGCTGTTTTTCCAACGGGGAACGACGGAGAAGGGGAATACCAAGCAGGTGTGGTTCTATGACATGAGAACTAATATCCCTACTTTTGGTAAGCGCACACCTTTAACTAGAGAGCATTTTCGGGCATTTAAAGAAGTTTACGGGGATGATGCTAATGGGGGAAGTCCGCGTGTAGATGAAGGGGAGTTGGGGCGTTGGCGTTGCTTTACGCGGGAGGATATCGCTAAACGCGGCGAAAACCTGGATATAACTTGGTTGCGGGATGAAAGTTTGCAGTCTGGGGATGATTTACCTGAACCAGATGTAATTGCAGCCGCTATTATGGCGAAGTTACAAAC